The following are encoded in a window of Thiohalobacter sp. IOR34 genomic DNA:
- a CDS encoding putative O-glycosylation ligase, exosortase A system-associated yields MRDIVVLLFLVGAIGAAFWRPWLGVLALAVFSYMNPHSYSWSFMRSFPVYQTLFLAFLLAFLINGKDRQPLPRDWRIPTFFALWLYFLITTLNAILPALAWQKLIEVSKIYLPFIFTLWLINTRKKLYYLIITIASSFGILAVKGGIWAIGSGFSFRVYGPPGTQFYENNAFAIATLMNIPLLILWLRETGNSKLKYALMAAIPLCFAAALSSFSRGALLTMAVLVPLLLWHSKRKYLALPVLLIGALYAVNHLPEHWFERMQTLESYQEDKSAQGRLEAWTDGINYALRHPFTGAGFEGWRWVTRRDWHSSYVEILAEHGFIAFGLWLSLLFGSIISLTRLPRKVRHIPELGWVSNYAYMLRASLIAYATGTLFLGLSYWDIFYHLVFIAVLVRKFALEELAAHQETRSREAPIAEANPTQGEPPRLETPQVLLDGEPAHPFNRPPS; encoded by the coding sequence ATGCGCGACATCGTTGTCCTCCTGTTCCTGGTCGGCGCCATCGGCGCCGCCTTCTGGCGACCCTGGCTCGGGGTGCTGGCGCTGGCCGTGTTCAGCTACATGAATCCGCACAGCTACAGCTGGAGCTTCATGCGCTCCTTCCCGGTCTACCAGACCCTGTTCCTCGCCTTTCTGCTGGCCTTTCTGATCAATGGCAAGGACCGCCAGCCACTGCCGAGGGACTGGCGGATCCCGACCTTCTTCGCCCTTTGGCTGTATTTCCTGATCACCACCCTGAATGCCATCCTGCCGGCCCTGGCCTGGCAGAAACTGATCGAGGTGTCCAAGATCTACCTGCCCTTCATCTTCACCCTGTGGCTGATCAACACCCGAAAGAAGCTTTATTACCTGATCATCACCATCGCCTCCTCCTTCGGCATCCTCGCGGTCAAGGGCGGCATCTGGGCCATCGGCTCCGGCTTCTCGTTCCGCGTCTACGGCCCACCCGGCACCCAGTTCTACGAGAACAACGCCTTCGCCATCGCCACCCTGATGAACATCCCGCTGCTCATCCTCTGGCTGCGCGAGACGGGCAACAGCAAGCTCAAGTACGCCCTGATGGCCGCCATCCCGCTGTGCTTCGCCGCCGCCCTGTCCTCTTTTTCACGCGGTGCCTTGCTGACCATGGCGGTGCTTGTCCCGCTGCTGCTCTGGCACTCAAAACGCAAATACCTGGCCCTGCCCGTGCTGCTGATCGGTGCCCTGTACGCCGTCAACCACCTGCCGGAACACTGGTTCGAGCGCATGCAGACCCTGGAGAGCTACCAGGAGGACAAGTCGGCCCAGGGGAGGCTGGAGGCCTGGACCGACGGCATCAACTATGCCCTGCGCCATCCCTTCACCGGCGCCGGTTTCGAGGGCTGGCGCTGGGTGACGCGCCGTGACTGGCACAGTTCCTATGTGGAGATCCTCGCCGAGCACGGCTTCATCGCCTTCGGCCTCTGGCTGTCGCTGCTGTTTGGCAGCATCATCAGCCTGACGCGGCTACCGCGAAAGGTACGCCACATCCCCGAGCTCGGCTGGGTCAGCAACTATGCCTACATGCTGCGCGCCTCGCTGATCGCCTATGCCACCGGCACCCTGTTCCTCGGCCTCTCCTACTGGGACATCTTCTATCACCTGGTCTTCATCGCCGTGCTGGTTCGCAAATTCGCCCTGGAGGAACTGGCTGCCCACCAGGAAACCCGGAGCCGCGAAGCACCGATCGCCGAGGCGAACCCGACCCAGGGCGAACCACCCCGCCTGGAGACGCCGCAGGTGCTGCTGGACGGGGAGCCGGCACACCCCTTCAACCGGCCCCCCTCATGA
- a CDS encoding asparagine synthase-related protein, whose amino-acid sequence MMQGIFGWLGNLPSADDAPAVLDAMARAFGGASAAGKQLETGAALGHCGPRSRAWRQGQRLLVVCGFPEWQGRPLDRDGAEALLSAYGKDPEALLETLHGSFALAILDTADHSALLAVDRLGIEPLAFQAGEQRLLFSSRADSLARHPFASRELDPQSLYDYLYFHCVPSPRTIFRGQSKLLPGEYLQFRTGKAARRGFYWRLHYQDRPAAFGPLRDEFRALLRRCVTRATHGDERPGAFLSGGTDSSTVLGHLCEVLGRPADSYSIGFAAEGYDEMEYARIAARHFGARPHEYYVTPGDVAGAVPRVAAAYDEPFGNASAVPAYFCARMAAEDGVRTLLAGDGGDELFAGNSRYLKQKMLELYQGVPGPLRRGLLEPLAFSKTLGGRGPLRKLRSYIEHTRVPLPDRLEAYNFLHRTPPGEMFDPGFLAQIDVDEPLELIRDPYRRADTDSYLNRMLHLELKTTLADNDLRKVNRMCDLAGVQVHYPMLDEEMVAFSARVPPALKLRGFKLRYFFKASLEDYLPREILTKPKQGFGLPFGVWLQDHGPLQELAEASLSSFARRGILSQAYMDRLRRQHQDEHAAYYGVMIWVLMMLEQWLQANAL is encoded by the coding sequence ATGATGCAAGGCATCTTCGGCTGGCTGGGCAATCTGCCGTCCGCTGATGACGCGCCGGCCGTGCTGGATGCCATGGCCAGGGCCTTCGGCGGCGCGTCTGCAGCCGGAAAACAGCTCGAGACCGGTGCCGCGCTGGGCCACTGCGGCCCGCGCAGCCGGGCCTGGCGGCAGGGTCAGCGGCTGTTGGTGGTCTGCGGATTTCCCGAATGGCAGGGACGCCCCCTGGACAGGGATGGCGCCGAGGCCCTGCTCAGTGCCTACGGCAAGGATCCCGAGGCCCTGCTGGAGACCCTGCATGGCAGCTTCGCCCTGGCGATCCTCGATACGGCGGATCACAGCGCCCTGCTCGCCGTCGATCGTCTGGGCATCGAGCCGCTGGCCTTCCAGGCCGGGGAACAGCGGCTGCTGTTCAGCTCGCGTGCCGACAGCCTCGCCCGCCACCCCTTCGCCAGCCGGGAGCTGGATCCGCAGTCGCTGTACGACTACCTGTATTTCCATTGCGTCCCCAGCCCGCGGACCATCTTCCGGGGCCAGTCGAAGCTGCTGCCGGGTGAATACCTGCAGTTCCGGACCGGCAAGGCCGCGCGGCGTGGTTTCTACTGGCGGCTCCACTACCAGGACCGGCCGGCCGCCTTCGGCCCGCTGCGCGACGAGTTCCGCGCGCTGCTCCGACGCTGCGTGACCCGTGCCACCCATGGCGACGAGCGCCCCGGCGCCTTTCTCAGCGGCGGCACCGACAGTTCCACCGTGCTCGGCCACCTGTGCGAGGTGCTCGGTCGCCCGGCCGACAGCTATTCCATCGGCTTCGCCGCCGAGGGCTATGACGAGATGGAATACGCGCGCATCGCGGCACGCCACTTTGGTGCCCGGCCGCATGAATACTACGTGACCCCCGGGGACGTCGCCGGGGCCGTGCCGCGGGTCGCCGCCGCCTACGACGAGCCCTTCGGCAACGCCTCCGCGGTGCCGGCCTACTTCTGCGCCCGGATGGCAGCCGAGGACGGCGTCCGCACCCTCCTCGCCGGCGATGGCGGCGACGAGCTGTTCGCCGGCAACAGCCGCTACCTGAAGCAGAAAATGCTGGAGCTCTACCAGGGCGTCCCGGGACCGCTGCGCCGCGGCCTGCTCGAACCCCTGGCCTTCAGCAAGACCCTTGGCGGACGCGGCCCCCTGCGCAAGCTGCGCAGCTACATCGAGCACACCCGGGTACCGCTGCCCGACCGGCTGGAGGCCTACAACTTCCTGCACCGCACCCCGCCCGGGGAGATGTTCGACCCGGGGTTTCTGGCCCAGATCGACGTCGACGAGCCGCTGGAACTGATCCGCGACCCCTACCGGCGCGCCGACACCGATTCCTACCTGAACCGGATGCTGCATCTGGAACTGAAGACCACCCTGGCCGACAACGACCTGCGCAAGGTCAACCGCATGTGCGACCTGGCCGGGGTGCAGGTGCACTACCCGATGCTGGACGAGGAGATGGTGGCCTTCTCGGCCCGGGTGCCGCCCGCGCTCAAGCTGCGCGGTTTCAAGCTGCGCTATTTCTTCAAGGCTTCCCTGGAGGACTACCTGCCGCGGGAGATCCTCACCAAGCCCAAGCAGGGCTTCGGCCTGCCCTTCGGCGTCTGGTTGCAGGACCATGGCCCGCTGCAGGAGCTGGCCGAGGCCAGCCTGAGCAGCTTCGCCCGGCGCGGCATTCTCAGCCAGGCCTATATGGACCGGCTGCGCCGCCAGCACCAGGACGAACATGCCGCCTATTACGGGGTGATGATCTGGGTGCTGATGATGCTGGAACAGTGGCTGCAGGCCAACGCGCTGTAG
- a CDS encoding phenylacetate--CoA ligase family protein: MSGLYTRFVAGALFPLHERLKGHNTVAVRRELERSQWYEPEALQALQLARLQRLLQRAGERVPYYRELFARLGFDPQSLDDLAGLRSLPFLTKDLIRANQEALKAEDAVGLARFNTGGSSGQPLIFFIGRERVSHDVAAKWRATRWWGVDIGDPEIVVWGSPIELGSQDRIRALRDRLLRSRLIPAFEMSEARLADYVARIRAFRPRMLFGYPSSLAHIAAWAEQAGERLDDLGIRVAFVTSERLYDHQRETIERVFACPVANGYGGRDAGFIAHQCPAGGMHITTEDIIVELIGEDDRPVADGEPGEVVVTHLATGDYPFIRYRTGDVAVRDSGRCACGRGLPLLREIQGRTTDFIVASDGTVMHGLALIYVVRDLPGVENFRIEQLSRERTRVQLVTGDGFEEGSIEQIRNGFKARLGAEVQIDIERVASIPREKSGKFRYVVSQVRP, from the coding sequence GTGAGCGGTCTCTACACGCGCTTCGTGGCCGGGGCCCTGTTTCCCTTGCATGAGCGGCTCAAGGGCCACAACACGGTCGCTGTGCGCCGTGAGCTGGAGCGTAGCCAGTGGTACGAGCCGGAAGCCTTGCAGGCGCTGCAGCTGGCCCGCCTGCAACGCCTGTTGCAGCGGGCCGGGGAACGGGTGCCCTACTACCGGGAACTCTTTGCCCGGCTGGGTTTCGATCCGCAGTCGCTGGACGATCTTGCCGGCCTCCGGTCCCTGCCGTTCCTGACCAAGGACCTCATACGCGCCAACCAGGAGGCGCTGAAGGCCGAGGACGCGGTCGGCCTGGCGCGCTTCAATACCGGCGGCTCCAGCGGCCAGCCGCTGATCTTCTTCATCGGCCGCGAACGGGTCAGCCACGACGTGGCCGCCAAGTGGCGCGCCACCCGCTGGTGGGGCGTCGACATCGGCGACCCCGAGATCGTGGTCTGGGGCTCGCCCATCGAGCTGGGTTCCCAGGACCGGATCCGCGCCTTGCGCGACCGCCTGCTGCGCAGCCGGCTGATTCCGGCCTTCGAGATGTCGGAGGCGAGACTGGCGGACTATGTGGCCCGGATCCGCGCCTTCCGGCCGCGCATGCTGTTCGGCTATCCCTCGTCCCTAGCCCACATCGCCGCCTGGGCCGAGCAGGCCGGCGAGCGGCTCGATGACCTCGGCATCCGGGTCGCCTTCGTCACCTCGGAACGGCTCTACGATCACCAGCGCGAGACCATCGAGCGGGTGTTCGCTTGCCCGGTGGCCAATGGCTACGGCGGACGGGATGCCGGTTTCATCGCCCATCAGTGCCCGGCCGGCGGCATGCACATCACTACCGAGGACATCATCGTCGAACTCATCGGCGAGGACGACCGGCCGGTGGCGGACGGGGAGCCGGGCGAGGTGGTGGTGACCCATCTGGCCACCGGCGATTATCCCTTCATCCGCTATCGTACCGGCGACGTGGCGGTCCGCGACAGCGGCCGCTGCGCCTGTGGCCGCGGCCTGCCGCTGCTGCGCGAGATCCAGGGGCGGACCACGGACTTCATCGTTGCCAGCGACGGCACGGTGATGCACGGCCTGGCGCTGATCTATGTGGTCCGCGACCTGCCGGGGGTGGAGAACTTCCGCATCGAGCAGCTGAGCCGGGAGCGGACCCGGGTTCAGCTGGTCACCGGGGACGGTTTCGAGGAAGGCTCGATCGAGCAGATCCGCAACGGCTTCAAGGCCCGGCTGGGTGCGGAGGTACAGATCGACATCGAGCGCGTGGCCAGCATCCCGCGCGAGAAGTCGGGCAAGTTCCGCTATGTGGTGAGCCAGGTCAGGCCCTGA
- a CDS encoding glycosyltransferase, producing the protein MPSSTETSDDRDSRPRLVVFASLFPSPARPTAGSFIRERMFRVARRLPLVVVSPQPWFPLQGLIRRFVPHYRPPAPRLERQQGITVYRPRFLAVPGLFRGLDGLSMALAAWPLLRRLRRDPGVDLLDAHFAYPDGYAATRLGRWLGLPVTITLRGTEVPQSRQGLSRQILRALADADRVIAVADALKRHVTGLGADPAKITVIGNGVDLQRFRPEDQRLARQRLGLPEKARLLVTVGGLVERKGFHRVIDCLPALLAEFPELHYLVVGGGGAEGDWEGRLRAQVAELGVESRVHFLGPVAPDELRWPLSAADLFVLATRNEGWANVFLEAMACGLPVVTTDVGGNREVVCDTQLGTVVPFGDAAALTEALRAALARDWDRAAIRAHAEANGWDGRVATLCGIFTELYRARQGAGPGLPAGEAR; encoded by the coding sequence TTGCCGTCCAGCACGGAGACCAGCGATGACCGCGACAGCCGGCCGCGGCTGGTGGTCTTCGCCTCGCTGTTTCCCAGCCCGGCGCGGCCCACGGCGGGAAGCTTCATCCGCGAACGCATGTTCCGCGTCGCGCGCCGTCTGCCGCTGGTGGTGGTCTCGCCCCAGCCCTGGTTTCCCCTGCAGGGGCTGATCCGCCGCTTCGTGCCACATTACCGGCCGCCGGCGCCGCGCCTGGAACGGCAGCAGGGGATCACCGTCTACCGGCCGCGCTTTCTCGCCGTGCCCGGCCTGTTCCGCGGCCTGGACGGGCTGTCCATGGCGCTCGCTGCCTGGCCGCTGCTGCGTCGGCTGCGGCGCGACCCCGGCGTCGATCTGCTCGATGCCCATTTCGCCTATCCCGACGGTTATGCCGCTACCCGCCTGGGACGCTGGCTGGGTCTGCCGGTGACCATCACCCTGCGGGGTACAGAGGTGCCGCAGTCGAGGCAGGGGCTCAGCCGGCAGATCCTGCGCGCCCTCGCCGATGCCGACCGGGTGATCGCCGTGGCCGATGCCCTGAAGCGGCATGTGACCGGGCTAGGCGCAGATCCGGCGAAGATCACGGTGATCGGCAACGGCGTCGATCTGCAGCGTTTCCGGCCGGAGGACCAGCGGCTGGCGCGCCAGCGGCTGGGGTTGCCCGAGAAGGCACGGCTGCTGGTGACCGTGGGTGGCCTGGTGGAGCGCAAGGGTTTCCACCGGGTCATCGACTGTCTGCCGGCCCTGCTGGCCGAGTTTCCGGAACTGCACTATCTGGTGGTCGGTGGCGGTGGCGCGGAGGGCGACTGGGAGGGGCGGCTGCGGGCCCAGGTCGCGGAACTGGGGGTGGAGTCGCGGGTGCACTTCCTCGGTCCCGTTGCCCCGGACGAACTGCGCTGGCCGCTGTCGGCAGCGGACCTGTTCGTGCTGGCGACCCGCAACGAGGGCTGGGCCAACGTCTTCCTGGAGGCCATGGCCTGCGGCCTGCCGGTGGTCACCACCGATGTCGGCGGCAACCGCGAGGTGGTTTGCGATACACAGCTGGGAACGGTGGTGCCCTTCGGCGATGCAGCGGCGCTGACCGAGGCGCTGCGCGCGGCCCTGGCCCGGGACTGGGACCGCGCTGCCATCCGTGCCCATGCCGAGGCCAACGGCTGGGACGGCCGGGTCGCCACCCTGTGCGGGATTTTCACCGAGCTGTACCGGGCCCGGCAAGGCGCCGGCCCCGGGCTGCCCGCGGGAGAGGCCCGGTGA
- a CDS encoding TIGR04063 family PEP-CTERM/XrtA system glycosyltransferase yields the protein MKILHVLDHSIPLHSGYTFRTRAILEQQHALGWETCHLTSAKHNQVAGGEGGSEEVDGLRFYRSGNPRGPLARLPVLNQLAVVSALERRLGELIPQLRPDILHAHSPALDGLAAVRAGRRFGLPVVYEIRAFWEDAAADHGTSREGGLRYRMTRALETHVVRRADAVTTICEGLRGDLLARGIPDHKVSVIPNAVDIGRFPMDPPRDARLAAGLGLDGCKVLGFIGSFYAYEGLDLLLAALPRLLEARPEVRVLLVGGGPQEAALRAQVERLGLGHAVLFIGRVPHDEVQRYYSLVDLFVYPRHSMRLTELVTPLKPLEAMAQGRLLVASDVGGHRELIEDGVTGQLFRAGDVGDLARAVLAVFEDEANWPARRAAGRRFVERERNWRASVERYRPIYESLLG from the coding sequence ATGAAGATCCTCCACGTCCTCGACCATTCCATTCCGCTGCACAGCGGCTATACCTTCCGCACACGGGCGATTCTCGAACAGCAGCACGCCCTGGGCTGGGAGACCTGCCATCTGACCAGCGCCAAGCACAACCAGGTCGCCGGCGGCGAGGGCGGCAGCGAGGAGGTGGACGGCCTGCGTTTCTACCGCAGCGGCAACCCGCGGGGACCGCTGGCGCGGCTGCCGGTGCTCAACCAGCTGGCCGTCGTCAGCGCCCTGGAGCGGCGGCTCGGGGAACTGATACCGCAACTGCGGCCCGACATCCTGCATGCCCATTCGCCGGCCCTCGATGGCCTCGCGGCGGTGCGTGCCGGACGCCGTTTCGGTCTGCCCGTGGTCTACGAGATCCGCGCCTTCTGGGAGGATGCCGCGGCCGATCACGGCACCAGCCGCGAGGGCGGCTTGCGTTACCGCATGACCCGGGCCCTGGAGACTCACGTGGTGCGCCGGGCCGACGCCGTGACCACCATCTGCGAGGGGCTGCGCGGCGACCTGCTGGCACGCGGCATCCCTGACCACAAGGTATCGGTGATCCCCAATGCGGTGGACATCGGCCGCTTTCCCATGGACCCGCCGCGCGATGCCCGCCTGGCGGCCGGGCTGGGGCTGGATGGCTGCAAGGTGCTGGGCTTCATCGGTTCCTTCTACGCCTACGAGGGACTGGATCTGCTGCTCGCGGCCCTGCCACGGCTGCTCGAGGCGCGACCGGAGGTTCGGGTGCTGCTGGTCGGCGGCGGGCCGCAGGAGGCGGCGCTGCGGGCCCAGGTCGAGCGGCTCGGCCTGGGGCATGCGGTGCTCTTCATCGGCCGGGTGCCGCATGACGAGGTGCAGCGCTATTATTCCCTGGTCGACCTGTTCGTCTATCCGCGGCACTCGATGCGCCTCACCGAGCTGGTCACGCCGCTCAAGCCGCTGGAGGCCATGGCCCAGGGCCGGCTGCTGGTGGCCTCGGACGTCGGTGGCCACCGCGAGCTGATCGAGGATGGCGTCACCGGCCAGCTGTTCCGCGCAGGTGACGTCGGCGACCTGGCGCGTGCCGTGCTGGCGGTGTTCGAGGACGAGGCCAACTGGCCGGCACGGCGCGCCGCCGGGCGCCGCTTCGTGGAACGGGAACGTAACTGGCGGGCCAGCGTCGAACGCTACCGCCCCATCTATGAATCACTGCTGGGATAG
- a CDS encoding XrtA/PEP-CTERM system amidotransferase, which yields MCGIAGIFRMQDSGAVEQTLLERMNQLQFHRGPDEGGIHLEPGVGLAHRRLSIIDRSGGQQPLFNEDRSVVVVYNGEIYNFPELTRELLAAGHRFRSHCDTEVIVHAWEEWGERCVERFRGMFAFVLWDRNRETLFMARDRLGIKPLHYALMPDGSLLFASEIKSLLADPGLPRDLDPLAVEDYFAFGYIPEPRSIFTAVRKLPPGHRLSIRRGQPLPEPQAYWDLTFADGASAPAGVEDELIERLREAVRIRMIAEVPLGAFLSGGVDSSAVVALMAQLSDEPVNTCSISFGDPAFNESEYAARVAEQYQTRHQVEAVDPDDFDLIDRLAGLYDEPYADSSAMPTYRVCQLARQRVTVALSGDGGDEHFAGYRRYRWHMDEERLRGLLPAGLRRPLFGLLGAAYPKLDWAPRIFRAKSTFQALARDSLEGYFHNFSILPDALRSQLYSAGLKRDLAGYRGIEVFRRHLANAPEHPLSRVQYLDIKTYLPGDILTKVDRASMAHALEVRVPILDHEFVEWVAGLPPGLKLRGHEGKHVFKRALRSHLPEDILYRRKMGFAVPLAAWFRGPLRERLRAALLGPTLADSGLFDQGFIARLVEQHQSGRRDHSAVLWSLLMFESFQRQVLEAA from the coding sequence ATGTGTGGCATAGCGGGTATCTTCAGGATGCAGGACAGCGGGGCGGTGGAGCAGACGCTGCTGGAGCGGATGAACCAGCTCCAGTTCCATCGCGGCCCGGACGAGGGGGGGATCCATCTCGAACCCGGCGTTGGCCTGGCCCACCGCCGGCTGTCGATCATCGATCGTTCAGGCGGCCAGCAACCGCTGTTCAACGAGGACCGCTCGGTGGTCGTGGTCTACAACGGTGAGATCTACAACTTTCCCGAGCTGACCCGTGAGCTGTTGGCCGCTGGCCACCGTTTCCGTAGCCACTGCGATACCGAGGTCATCGTCCACGCCTGGGAGGAATGGGGTGAGCGCTGCGTGGAACGGTTCCGTGGCATGTTCGCCTTCGTCCTCTGGGACCGCAATCGCGAGACCCTATTCATGGCCCGTGACCGGCTGGGCATCAAGCCCCTGCACTATGCCCTGATGCCCGACGGCAGCCTGCTGTTCGCCTCCGAGATCAAGTCGCTGCTGGCCGATCCCGGGCTGCCGCGTGATCTGGATCCGCTGGCGGTGGAGGACTATTTTGCCTTCGGCTACATTCCGGAGCCGCGCAGCATCTTCACCGCGGTGCGCAAGCTGCCGCCCGGTCACCGCCTGTCGATCCGCCGTGGCCAGCCCCTGCCGGAGCCGCAGGCGTATTGGGATCTGACCTTTGCCGATGGCGCCTCGGCGCCGGCGGGGGTGGAAGACGAGCTGATCGAGCGGCTGCGCGAGGCGGTGCGCATCCGCATGATTGCCGAGGTGCCGCTGGGCGCCTTCCTCTCCGGCGGGGTCGATTCCAGTGCCGTGGTGGCACTGATGGCCCAGCTCTCCGACGAGCCGGTCAATACCTGTTCCATCTCCTTCGGCGATCCGGCTTTCAACGAGAGCGAGTATGCCGCCCGGGTCGCCGAGCAGTACCAGACCAGGCATCAGGTGGAGGCGGTCGATCCCGACGATTTCGACCTCATCGACCGGCTCGCCGGCCTCTACGACGAACCCTATGCCGACAGTTCCGCCATGCCCACCTACCGGGTCTGCCAACTGGCCAGGCAGCGGGTCACCGTGGCGCTGTCCGGTGACGGCGGCGACGAGCACTTCGCCGGCTATCGCCGCTATCGCTGGCACATGGACGAGGAGCGGCTGCGCGGGCTGCTGCCGGCGGGGTTGCGCCGGCCGCTGTTCGGCCTGCTTGGCGCCGCTTACCCCAAGCTCGACTGGGCGCCGCGTATCTTCCGCGCCAAGTCCACCTTCCAGGCCCTGGCGCGGGATTCCCTGGAGGGGTATTTCCACAACTTCTCGATTCTCCCCGATGCGCTGCGCAGTCAGCTCTACAGTGCCGGCCTGAAACGGGATCTGGCCGGTTACCGCGGCATCGAGGTGTTCCGCCGTCACCTGGCCAATGCCCCCGAACACCCCCTGTCGCGGGTCCAGTACCTGGACATCAAGACCTATCTGCCAGGCGACATCCTGACCAAGGTCGATCGGGCGAGCATGGCCCACGCACTGGAAGTGCGGGTGCCGATCCTCGATCACGAGTTCGTCGAATGGGTGGCCGGTCTGCCGCCGGGCCTCAAGCTGCGCGGCCACGAGGGCAAGCATGTGTTCAAGCGGGCGCTGCGTTCCCATCTGCCCGAGGACATCCTCTACCGGCGCAAGATGGGCTTTGCGGTACCGCTGGCGGCCTGGTTCCGCGGTCCGCTGCGCGAGCGGCTGCGCGCCGCGCTGCTCGGTCCGACGCTGGCCGACAGCGGACTGTTCGACCAGGGCTTCATCGCCCGGCTGGTGGAGCAGCACCAGTCCGGTCGGCGTGACCACAGCGCCGTCCTCTGGTCGCTTTTGATGTTCGAATCCTTCCAGCGCCAGGTCCTGGAGGCGGCATGA
- a CDS encoding TIGR03088 family PEP-CTERM/XrtA system glycosyltransferase — MNIEPASPPLIAHVIYRLDVGGLENGLVNIINRMPAERYRHLIISLTEVTDFRRRIQRPDVGILALHKRPGHDWPMYWRLLQLFRQHRPAIVHSRNLAALEAQLPALLAGVPCRLHGEHGWDVQDLDGRRYRWLKRALRPLVSHYIALSQELESYLHDVIGVRKTRLSRILNGVDTERFHPPGSARPDVLPAGFRTAESLVIGTVGRMEAVKDQVTLARAFIELAAQRPDLRRRLRLVMVGDGSRKPQLEGLLREAGLLEQAWLPGARDDVPELMRALDVFVLPSLAEGISNTIMEAMASGLPVVATAVGGNAELVEDGSSGYLVPAADPVAMAEALAAYAEDPARREAHGRAARERAVRDFSLERMVAEYLAVYDGCLQGRAN; from the coding sequence GTGAACATCGAACCCGCCTCCCCGCCGCTGATCGCGCATGTGATCTACCGCCTCGACGTCGGTGGCCTGGAGAACGGTCTGGTCAACATCATCAACCGCATGCCGGCGGAGCGCTATCGGCATCTGATCATCAGTCTGACCGAGGTCACCGATTTCCGGCGTCGCATCCAGCGGCCGGACGTCGGCATCCTGGCCCTGCACAAGCGCCCCGGTCACGACTGGCCGATGTACTGGCGGCTGCTGCAGCTGTTCCGCCAGCATCGGCCAGCGATCGTCCACTCGCGCAACCTGGCGGCACTGGAGGCACAGCTGCCGGCACTCTTGGCCGGGGTGCCCTGTCGGCTGCATGGCGAACACGGCTGGGACGTGCAGGATCTCGATGGACGCCGCTACCGGTGGCTGAAGCGTGCCTTGCGGCCGCTGGTCAGCCACTACATTGCCCTGTCGCAGGAGCTGGAAAGCTATTTGCATGATGTCATAGGCGTCAGAAAAACGCGCCTCAGTCGGATCCTCAACGGCGTCGACACCGAGCGCTTCCATCCGCCCGGCAGCGCGCGGCCTGATGTGCTGCCTGCGGGATTCCGCACGGCGGAGAGCCTGGTCATAGGCACCGTCGGGCGCATGGAGGCGGTGAAGGACCAGGTGACGCTGGCCCGGGCCTTCATCGAGCTGGCGGCCCAGCGCCCCGATCTGCGTCGGCGGTTGCGCCTGGTGATGGTCGGCGACGGCAGCCGGAAGCCGCAGCTGGAGGGGCTGTTGCGTGAGGCCGGGTTGCTGGAACAGGCCTGGCTGCCGGGGGCGCGCGACGACGTGCCGGAGCTGATGCGGGCGCTGGACGTCTTCGTGCTGCCCTCGCTGGCGGAGGGTATCTCCAATACCATCATGGAGGCCATGGCCAGCGGCCTGCCGGTGGTGGCGACGGCGGTCGGTGGCAATGCCGAACTGGTGGAGGACGGCAGCAGCGGTTACCTGGTGCCGGCCGCCGATCCGGTCGCCATGGCGGAGGCGCTGGCGGCCTATGCCGAGGATCCAGCGCGGCGTGAGGCACACGGCCGGGCGGCGCGGGAGCGGGCGGTGCGGGATTTCAGTCTGGAACGGATGGTGGCGGAGTATCTGGCGGTCTACGACGGCTGTCTGCAGGGCAGGGCGAACTAG